The following are from one region of the Veillonella nakazawae genome:
- a CDS encoding YdcP family protein has translation MMRLANGIVLDKDTTFGELKFSALRREVRIQNEDGSVSDEIKERTYDLKSKGQGRMIQVSIPASVPLKEFDYNARVELINPIADTVATATYQGADVDWYIKADDIVLTKDSSSFKAQPQAKKEPTQDK, from the coding sequence ATGATGAGATTAGCAAATGGCATTGTATTAGATAAAGACACGACTTTTGGAGAATTGAAATTCTCTGCTCTACGTCGTGAAGTGAGAATCCAAAATGAAGACGGGTCGGTTTCAGATGAAATCAAGGAACGTACCTATGACTTAAAATCCAAAGGACAAGGACGCATGATTCAAGTAAGTATTCCTGCCAGCGTGCCTTTGAAAGAGTTTGATTATAACGCACGGGTGGAACTTATCAATCCCATTGCGGACACCGTTGCTACTGCCACCTATCAAGGAGCAGATGTTGACTGGTATATCAAGGCAGACGATATTGTGCTGACAAAGGATTCTAGTTCATTCAAAGCTCAACCACAAGCAAAGAAAGAACCGACACAAGACAAATAG
- a CDS encoding YdcP family protein, whose amino-acid sequence MELKFVIPNMEKTFGNLEFAGEDKVVQRRINGRLTVLSRSYNLYSDVQRADDIVVVLPAEAGEKHFGFEERVKLVNPRITAEGYKIGTRGFTNYLLHADDMIKE is encoded by the coding sequence ATGGAACTTAAATTTGTGATTCCCAACATGGAAAAAACATTCGGCAATTTAGAATTTGCTGGCGAGGATAAAGTCGTTCAGCGAAGAATCAACGGACGGCTAACTGTCTTATCAAGAAGCTATAATCTCTATTCTGATGTTCAAAGAGCAGATGATATTGTGGTGGTGCTTCCTGCTGAAGCTGGCGAAAAACATTTCGGCTTTGAGGAACGTGTGAAGTTAGTCAATCCACGTATTACCGCAGAGGGCTACAAAATCGGCACTCGTGGTTTTACAAATTACCTTTTACATGCTGACGACATGATAAAAGAATAA
- the dcm gene encoding DNA (cytosine-5-)-methyltransferase — translation MKIFSMFDGVGGFIVGLENSSKEVFQTLYSNQYEPSRKTQDAYEVGLYRFPDIEHISTDVALIPNEKFEEMKANGVDMIVGGFPCQDYSVARSKKNELGIEGKKGVLFWEIIRATEVIRPKYLVLENVDRLLKAPSNQRGRDFAIMLAAFNQLGYSVEWRVINAADYGRAQRRRRVFFFVFRNDTKWGERLHTKYEATLSNDADLNARLDCYAPYIFEDGLFGRQFPVKNEAVKKRINANKLDEDIAEVSANFSDGKMWNSGLMTNGYYYTIETEPKGDEEPIPMKKIVVKENQVPEDYYVDGEKLEKFKYLRGPKKITRTAANGHTYTFSEGGMSEYDSLELPGRTMLTSEGSVNRSTHLLKIDGKYRLITPIEAERLQDFPDDWTRYKRNAKGEVVEVSDRMRMFFMGNALVTGIVKRIGDELQKIDAI, via the coding sequence ATGAAAATATTTTCCATGTTTGATGGTGTTGGAGGTTTTATAGTAGGTTTAGAAAATTCCTCTAAAGAGGTTTTTCAAACGCTATATTCAAACCAATATGAGCCATCTCGTAAGACTCAAGATGCCTATGAAGTAGGTTTATATAGATTTCCTGATATAGAACATATCTCAACAGATGTAGCCTTAATTCCTAATGAAAAGTTTGAGGAAATGAAAGCCAATGGTGTAGATATGATTGTTGGTGGATTTCCATGCCAAGACTATTCTGTTGCAAGAAGCAAAAAGAATGAGTTAGGTATTGAAGGTAAAAAAGGGGTTCTTTTCTGGGAAATTATCCGTGCTACTGAGGTAATTAGACCTAAGTATTTGGTTTTAGAAAATGTTGACCGTTTATTGAAGGCTCCTTCCAATCAACGTGGTCGTGACTTTGCGATTATGTTAGCTGCTTTCAATCAATTAGGTTATTCTGTGGAATGGCGTGTTATTAATGCCGCTGATTATGGTCGTGCTCAACGTAGACGTCGTGTATTCTTCTTTGTATTTAGAAATGATACAAAGTGGGGAGAACGATTACATACTAAATATGAAGCTACCCTGTCTAATGATGCTGACTTAAATGCTCGTTTAGATTGTTATGCACCATATATTTTTGAAGATGGTCTCTTTGGTCGTCAATTCCCAGTTAAGAATGAAGCTGTAAAAAAACGTATTAATGCTAATAAGCTTGATGAAGATATTGCAGAAGTATCAGCTAACTTCTCTGATGGTAAAATGTGGAACTCTGGTCTTATGACTAATGGGTACTATTATACGATTGAAACTGAACCAAAAGGGGATGAAGAACCAATCCCAATGAAAAAGATTGTGGTTAAAGAAAATCAAGTACCAGAAGATTATTATGTTGATGGCGAAAAATTAGAGAAGTTTAAATATCTTCGTGGACCTAAGAAAATTACTCGGACTGCAGCAAATGGACATACTTATACATTCTCTGAAGGTGGTATGAGTGAATATGATTCTCTTGAACTACCAGGTCGCACAATGCTTACCTCTGAAGGTAGTGTTAATCGATCTACACATCTTTTGAAAATTGATGGTAAATATCGACTTATTACCCCAATCGAAGCTGAGCGTCTACAAGATTTCCCTGATGACTGGACTCGTTATAAACGTAATGCAAAAGGTGAAGTAGTAGAGGTATCTGATCGTATGCGTATGTTCTTTATGGGAAATGCACTTGTGACAGGCATTGTTAAACGTATAGGTGATGAGCTTCAAAAAATTGATGCTATCTAA
- a CDS encoding Sau3AI family type II restriction endonuclease, giving the protein MSTDKVYNSIEEVLDIAESAEGKTVGEFDINNRLDSRGNKGGIGQVLEEGLFKMAVNSRAEADFVDLGLELKVTAIKENKKNDFSAKERLVLNIINYEEDYKDSFEESSFWQKNKKLLIIFYLYKDEIDKKDFPIIKSVLHNFDPVDLEIIKQDWQTIIDKIKAGEAHNISEGDTMYLAACTKGANAKSIRKQPFSNIPAKQRAFSLKSSYMSAFARRVIDRQLIPSLFNVDELKSKTTLQLLQERFAPYIGKRVSEIAKLVDIPVTKNKAFNANLISAVLGVKGTKLESLREFSKANIKFKTIRLEPTGIPKEHMSFEQIDFHRWLNDAWEDSQLYEKFEYTKYLFVVFQYDETEKENKNREPYLKGIMLWNMPEVVIEHELKELWKTTKAILEEGVQLTPVRNGVSNNLPGASFNGICHIRPKARDGKDQVELPDGQRITKQCYWLNREYIAEIVKEL; this is encoded by the coding sequence ATGAGCACGGATAAGGTTTATAACTCCATTGAAGAAGTATTAGATATAGCTGAATCTGCAGAGGGTAAAACGGTTGGTGAGTTTGATATAAATAATCGCCTGGATAGTAGGGGAAACAAGGGCGGTATTGGTCAGGTTTTAGAAGAAGGCTTATTTAAAATGGCTGTTAATAGCAGAGCAGAAGCAGACTTTGTTGATTTAGGTTTGGAGCTAAAAGTTACTGCTATAAAAGAAAATAAAAAGAATGACTTCTCTGCAAAAGAACGGTTAGTTTTAAATATTATTAACTATGAAGAGGATTATAAAGACTCTTTTGAAGAATCATCATTTTGGCAAAAAAATAAGAAGTTACTAATTATTTTCTACTTATATAAAGATGAAATAGATAAAAAGGATTTTCCTATCATAAAGTCGGTTTTACATAATTTTGATCCTGTGGATTTAGAAATTATAAAACAGGATTGGCAAACTATTATAGATAAGATTAAAGCTGGTGAGGCCCATAATATTTCGGAGGGAGATACGATGTATTTGGCTGCCTGTACTAAAGGGGCTAATGCTAAGTCCATAAGAAAACAACCATTTTCTAATATACCAGCTAAACAACGTGCCTTTTCTCTTAAAAGTTCTTACATGTCTGCCTTTGCTCGCCGTGTTATTGATAGACAATTAATACCATCACTATTTAATGTTGATGAACTTAAAAGTAAGACTACATTACAATTATTACAAGAACGATTCGCTCCATATATTGGTAAACGAGTATCTGAAATTGCAAAACTCGTAGATATTCCAGTAACTAAAAATAAGGCTTTTAATGCCAATCTTATTAGTGCAGTTTTGGGTGTAAAAGGGACCAAGTTAGAATCACTTAGAGAGTTTAGTAAAGCAAATATTAAGTTTAAAACGATACGGCTTGAGCCTACTGGAATTCCAAAGGAACACATGTCCTTTGAACAAATAGACTTTCATCGTTGGCTTAACGATGCATGGGAAGACTCTCAGCTTTATGAAAAATTTGAGTATACAAAATATCTATTTGTAGTATTTCAGTATGATGAGACTGAGAAGGAAAATAAAAATAGAGAACCTTACTTAAAAGGAATTATGCTGTGGAATATGCCAGAGGTTGTAATTGAGCATGAGCTCAAAGAACTTTGGAAAACAACAAAAGCTATTTTGGAAGAAGGGGTTCAACTTACTCCTGTACGTAATGGTGTGTCAAATAATTTACCAGGTGCTAGCTTTAATGGTATTTGTCATATTCGACCTAAGGCTAGAGATGGAAAGGATCAAGTAGAACTACCAGATGGACAACGTATAACAAAACAATGCTATTGGTTAAATAGAGAATATATAGCAGAGATTGTAAAAGAACTGTAA
- a CDS encoding DUF3829 domain-containing protein has protein sequence MKKGYIKLIAAVILGVAIIGGGIYGVYTLLSSNTTTILYRSTVDDKINAIRPYIVALDSYNAYSVAYANQLQPTLEELRNGSHNTTITLPKYKDLKTALEAAKQDSPTPYEDVNQSTNDVLAVLDQLIPVADQLQAYYVERRFEKDNFKGSDELAAQYVPLAEQFYATYNALDLALDNRNNELYTERMTEYQGEKRENAVNFIELNLMTAQTIDLIDPDGNTDTQKVEANLQQITQRINKLQPGTTSETQNAVREYQDSVKEFVAEARNYIIINSSYGEAYTQLFIKYNKMVGKANVVNMAELDATEQKKK, from the coding sequence TTGAAAAAGGGGTACATCAAGTTAATAGCAGCCGTTATACTTGGCGTCGCTATTATCGGTGGTGGGATCTACGGGGTGTATACACTCTTGTCATCCAATACAACGACAATTTTATATCGATCAACCGTTGACGACAAGATCAACGCTATCCGACCTTATATCGTCGCATTAGACTCATATAACGCGTACAGTGTAGCCTATGCAAATCAATTACAACCAACTCTTGAAGAGTTACGTAATGGGTCCCATAACACGACGATTACATTACCTAAATACAAAGATCTTAAAACAGCATTAGAGGCTGCAAAGCAAGATAGCCCTACTCCATACGAAGATGTAAACCAATCAACTAATGATGTATTAGCAGTACTAGATCAATTGATTCCTGTTGCGGATCAATTGCAAGCCTACTATGTAGAACGTCGTTTTGAAAAAGATAATTTCAAAGGTAGCGATGAGTTAGCAGCACAGTATGTACCTCTAGCTGAACAATTCTACGCTACATACAATGCTTTAGATTTAGCCTTAGATAATCGTAATAATGAGCTCTATACAGAACGCATGACTGAATATCAAGGTGAAAAACGTGAAAATGCAGTTAACTTTATCGAGTTAAATCTCATGACTGCCCAAACAATCGATCTTATCGATCCAGATGGAAATACAGATACCCAAAAGGTTGAAGCAAACTTGCAACAAATCACGCAACGCATCAACAAGTTACAACCTGGTACAACATCAGAAACGCAAAACGCAGTTCGCGAGTATCAAGATTCTGTAAAAGAATTTGTCGCAGAGGCTCGCAACTATATCATCATCAATTCTTCCTACGGCGAAGCATATACACAACTATTTATTAAATATAACAAAATGGTTGGCAAAGCAAATGTCGTGAATATGGCAGAACTTGATGCAACAGAGCAAAAGAAAAAATAA
- a CDS encoding ABC transporter substrate-binding protein, whose amino-acid sequence MKGLRKALLIGMMLGVTVLGTVGCMNQSSDSSNDVLKVGAISFAGTLEPTENYFSWAVVRYGVGETLIKFDDHMNAKPWLASSWKQSDDKLTWTFTINDKVKFSNGNALTAEAVKASLERTFAKSKRAKTFFNYTEMTANGQEFTIKTDKPYYNLPNLLGDPLFLIMDVTAEANGRDIAKEGPIGTGPYVVTSFTKERAELARNDNYWDGKPGFGKVEIPSINDANTRAMALQAGDVDMAVSIGPGEYGIFQNDKKFTIYEESSLRDVFVRMSQKGKLKNANLRAALIAGANRESYAKNLMKDTFIAGKAPLPPSIDYGFNQLRDPNKYNVERAKELLKREGYIDTNGDGIVDKDGENLVLDFYAYTSRPELPLYAEALQADYKKIGVDLQIKIIDYAVIDTLAQSGDYDMLISSVVTANTGQPVWFLKQYWGTGAEANGSGFSNPRFDELLDLGESANDPLVRRNALINAQQLMLDDSIALFLGYPKINIVGNNNIDGIKISPSEYYIITKDLKRK is encoded by the coding sequence ATGAAAGGATTACGTAAGGCGTTACTGATTGGTATGATGCTGGGGGTTACGGTCCTTGGTACTGTAGGATGCATGAATCAATCATCCGATTCATCTAATGATGTATTAAAGGTAGGGGCTATTAGCTTTGCGGGTACATTAGAACCAACAGAAAACTATTTTAGTTGGGCTGTTGTACGATATGGTGTAGGGGAAACACTCATAAAATTTGATGATCACATGAATGCTAAACCCTGGTTAGCATCTTCTTGGAAACAAAGTGATGATAAGCTGACTTGGACTTTCACCATCAACGATAAGGTTAAGTTCTCTAACGGTAATGCTCTTACTGCCGAGGCCGTAAAGGCGTCTTTGGAACGAACCTTTGCGAAGAGTAAACGGGCAAAAACATTCTTTAATTACACTGAAATGACGGCTAATGGTCAAGAGTTCACAATTAAGACCGATAAGCCTTATTATAATTTGCCAAACTTGTTGGGAGATCCATTATTCTTGATTATGGATGTAACTGCTGAGGCAAATGGTCGTGATATTGCGAAGGAAGGTCCTATTGGTACTGGTCCTTATGTAGTGACATCATTTACAAAAGAGCGTGCTGAGCTAGCACGGAATGATAACTATTGGGATGGCAAGCCAGGCTTCGGTAAGGTTGAAATTCCATCTATTAACGATGCCAATACACGAGCTATGGCATTGCAAGCGGGTGATGTAGATATGGCCGTTAGCATTGGACCTGGCGAATATGGTATCTTCCAAAACGATAAGAAATTTACTATTTATGAAGAATCATCTTTACGTGATGTATTCGTTCGGATGAGCCAAAAAGGCAAGCTTAAGAATGCTAATCTTCGAGCGGCCCTCATTGCCGGAGCGAATCGTGAGTCCTATGCAAAGAACCTTATGAAGGATACCTTTATTGCCGGTAAGGCTCCATTGCCACCGTCCATTGATTATGGATTCAATCAATTGCGGGATCCTAATAAATATAATGTTGAACGTGCTAAAGAATTACTTAAACGTGAAGGTTATATTGATACAAATGGTGATGGGATTGTAGATAAAGATGGTGAAAACCTAGTGCTTGATTTCTATGCCTATACATCTCGTCCTGAATTGCCATTATATGCAGAGGCATTACAAGCGGACTACAAAAAAATCGGTGTAGATTTACAAATCAAAATCATAGACTATGCTGTGATTGATACATTGGCGCAATCTGGGGATTACGATATGCTCATCTCTAGTGTAGTTACTGCTAATACTGGCCAACCTGTATGGTTCTTGAAACAATACTGGGGGACCGGTGCTGAGGCAAATGGTTCTGGATTCTCCAATCCACGTTTCGATGAATTGTTAGATCTTGGTGAAAGTGCCAACGATCCATTAGTGCGTCGTAATGCGTTGATCAATGCACAACAATTGATGCTAGATGATTCGATAGCACTCTTCCTTGGATATCCTAAGATTAATATTGTAGGGAATAACAATATCGATGGTATTAAGATATCTCCATCTGAATACTATATCATTACGAAAGACTTAAAACGGAAATAA
- a CDS encoding ABC transporter ATP-binding protein: MTNYAVELKNVCKRFPLPTGGELEACKSINITLEKGESLGIVGESGSGKTTLVRMIMKMLPITEGEIYVDGVEIQHMNSEQTKEYRKKIQMVFQDPSAAFNPRMKVKDIILEPLYNFGLLEKGKEEQIAGDYLEMVDLPREFMHRYPHEMSGGQRQRVAIARAIVLEPEILVLDEATSALDVSVQDSIAYLLARLQKKKNLTYLFIAHDIAFIRTMCHKVVVMYKGAIVEELDAFHLADAKHPYTKVLLSSIFEIGKDHKPLTLEEAGKA; the protein is encoded by the coding sequence TTGACTAACTACGCTGTAGAATTAAAAAATGTATGTAAACGATTCCCACTTCCTACTGGTGGTGAGCTCGAAGCGTGTAAGAGTATTAATATCACCTTAGAAAAAGGCGAGTCCCTTGGGATTGTAGGGGAGTCTGGCTCTGGTAAAACAACTTTGGTTCGTATGATCATGAAGATGCTGCCTATCACAGAAGGCGAGATTTATGTAGATGGTGTAGAGATTCAACATATGAACTCTGAGCAAACGAAAGAATACCGCAAGAAAATTCAGATGGTATTCCAAGATCCATCTGCAGCTTTCAATCCGCGTATGAAGGTAAAGGATATTATCCTTGAACCGTTATACAATTTTGGGCTTCTTGAAAAAGGAAAAGAAGAACAAATCGCAGGTGACTATCTTGAAATGGTAGACCTACCTCGCGAGTTCATGCATCGTTATCCTCATGAAATGTCTGGTGGTCAACGTCAACGTGTAGCTATTGCTCGTGCCATTGTACTAGAACCAGAAATTCTTGTTCTAGATGAGGCAACAAGTGCTCTAGACGTGTCTGTACAAGACTCCATCGCCTATTTACTAGCGCGTTTACAAAAGAAGAAAAATTTAACATATCTATTTATCGCTCATGATATTGCGTTCATTCGTACCATGTGTCATAAGGTAGTGGTTATGTATAAAGGTGCTATCGTTGAAGAGCTAGATGCATTCCATTTAGCAGATGCAAAACATCCTTATACAAAGGTTCTATTGAGTTCTATCTTTGAAATTGGTAAAGATCATAAGCCACTTACTTTAGAAGAAGCTGGGAAAGCATAA
- a CDS encoding ABC transporter ATP-binding protein, whose amino-acid sequence MAENILTVENLNIAYQGVPAVMDVNFTLERGKVLTIVGESGSGKTTVIRALMGLLPIGGEVTDGTMLFNGQDLRTLSKSEWRAIRGKDMAMIFQDSGSALDPIVRIGKQFRELFKSHIEITNDECDRRAIELLESVSLPNGADILRRYPHELSGGQRQRVGIAMALALDPALLIGDEPTSALDVTTQSQVVMQMLELAKEHNSAIVMVTHNLGVAAYMSDYIIVMKKGRVVDAGTPQDILENPSNEYTKQLKDAVPTLEGGRYID is encoded by the coding sequence ATGGCAGAAAACATACTAACTGTAGAGAACCTTAACATCGCGTACCAAGGTGTGCCTGCTGTTATGGATGTAAACTTTACCTTGGAACGCGGTAAGGTATTGACCATTGTAGGGGAATCTGGATCCGGTAAAACTACCGTGATCCGGGCCCTCATGGGTTTATTGCCTATAGGTGGTGAGGTCACAGATGGTACAATGCTCTTTAATGGTCAAGACCTTCGCACCCTATCTAAGTCTGAATGGAGAGCTATACGTGGTAAAGACATGGCCATGATTTTCCAAGATAGTGGTAGTGCTTTAGACCCAATAGTTCGCATTGGTAAACAGTTTAGAGAATTATTTAAATCTCATATAGAAATTACCAATGATGAATGTGATCGACGAGCAATTGAGTTATTAGAATCTGTTTCTCTCCCTAATGGGGCAGATATATTGCGCCGTTATCCACATGAGTTATCCGGCGGTCAACGCCAACGTGTGGGCATTGCTATGGCATTAGCGCTGGATCCTGCGTTATTAATTGGTGATGAACCTACATCTGCTTTAGATGTAACAACACAATCACAAGTTGTTATGCAAATGCTAGAACTTGCTAAAGAGCATAATTCTGCTATCGTAATGGTTACGCATAACCTTGGTGTAGCGGCCTATATGTCCGACTATATCATTGTTATGAAAAAGGGTCGTGTTGTTGATGCTGGCACACCGCAAGATATTTTGGAAAACCCATCTAATGAATATACGAAGCAATTAAAAGATGCTGTACCAACATTGGAAGGAGGTCGTTACATTGACTAA